ATGTTATTCTTCCTTGGGCTTTGAAGAAAAGGTGTGTATCACATCATGTAAATATCGTCAgcagtatattttttttaaattttttttactcttttatatattaaaacttttcttGTGGGGCACTAAATTTTATGACAGTGACTTGGCTGATGAAacatatttctataatttttcttataactGGACATtgggggattcgaacccattttgtttttaactgaAGCTCTAGTTATGTGACAGGGCGGAGACTCCTACCAGAGAGACCTCACATTTGTTGTACACGAATACGTTTTACGTAAATattaggaaattaaaaaaggtcCTCGGGAGAAAAtaactacaataaaaattggtcgtttctattattttttccatcactgtatgcttcaatatatatttgtgattTTTCAAATGTGTATTTAAGATATTCGTAGTTAAATAAAGATCTTCATCAGTTTCATCTTCTGGCTCTTGATTGAATTTagagattttaataaaagccTTCATCAGTGTCATCTCCCGGCTTTTGATCGAAATTGGCGCATTTCGCAGCCTCGCCGCCACGGACCTTGACATTATAGCAGACATTCTCTGCCTTCAACATGCTCTGTCGCATGGTGGTAATCTTGCGCCACAATTCCCGAGCTCGTTGACAATTAAGGCTGATATAGCTGTAAAGGGAATGCATTAGATTGACTAGCTTTAAACCATATGACAATAGACGAACCCAGTGTAAAACTGTTGTAAAGCCTTGCAAGTTTCCATGCAGGTGTCAGTGTCCCCGCTGCCCAAAGAATTGATGCAGCGACGCATCAATTCCCCAGTCAAATCGGAGACTCCTAAGATATACTCAGTTGGATCAACGAAAAAGTGAAACTTTTGCTTGGCAATTGCTGGCACTTGATCGCCTGGTATTTCCGATTCTTCTTCCTGACCAGGCTCAACTTTGTTAGCGTCGTCTTCATACTGCATAACCGACTGCAGGTCAGACCAATTAGACACTGATTTCGAGTGCTCACTGTCTTTGTCCTCGTTGTTCAAATACTCCATGTAAGTGTACGCCTCAATAAACTCCTGTAGGCCGGGAGAATAGGCGGCGCGAAACTGATAAACATCTTGATCCCGTAACTCCTGAGCAATGGCGCGAAAGTTAACATCAATGAGCTTTGTCAGCCGCTGCTGTGCCTCCTCCAAAACTTTGGATTTGTTCTGCTTGCGCGAATCAATggaatgcaagaaaaatataatgcGCTTCGATTCAATGGTGATGTCGCGGCTCAATTTCAATATGCGCTCATGACGATCATGTTTGCTATCCAACTCGCTGGCATAGCTGCGAAATGCTTGCACTACTGGATTCTGCTCGTCCAGCTGCACTTGACGCTTGCGTGGcgcattgttattgctgcGATATCCCTGATTTTTAGGCATTATTTATTGAcgtcttttttgttgttgaagtgAAAAAAGCCGGCACAGTTCTATCACTAAGTAGAGTTGGGTATTTTCGTTCtgaaaaagttcaaatgaacTAGAAATCCAAACTCTACTATTTAGTCGATTAAAGTGTGGCGCTGCCACTTCTTTTGTGCTGCATAGAAATCAGCTGTGCAATTTAATCGCTACCGATTACCGGCTATCGATTGTCATACCTGATGATGAGTCTGTTTGCTGAAATTTGGTCGTGGCaagttttgaaaacttttaatttgtttatttaaagaagTCAATTGCCATGCATGAACCAGTAAGGAAGCCATCCGTGTCCATCGGCACGACAAGCACAGCTGAAAAACTCTGCTTCGACAAGAATGAATTTATGAAGGTAAATAGCCGCCCATTAACATGTCAACAATCTGTAATCGTTGCATAAATATTGCAGGAGAATTTCTCTGTGGACGAGTTTCTTCATAAGAACCGGAATGCTCCGAGTCTGGAGCTGTTACGCGACAATCTTGGCCTGTACCTGAAAGGACTGCGCGCTGCCatgattgatttaattaatgaggACTATGCAGATTTTGTCAATCTGAGTGCAAATTTGGTGGGTCTGGATCAGACCATTGAAACTATACAGCGTCCCCTGGAGCAATTTCGTAGTGAAATTGAAGGCATACATAGTCTAATTGAGGACAACGTTGTTGAGTTGCGTGACCAGCTGGAGGAGAAGCGACAATTGCGAGAGTGTCATCGTAGCTTGGAAAGTTTGAAGAAGGTCTATGAGATCTCTGACAAGCTGGAAGTGCTAATCTCTCAAAAGCTGAGCGGCGAACAGAGTCCTCAGGCTGTGGACTTGGAACGTGCCGCCCTCGACTTAATACAGTTGAAGTTTCACGAAAAACACTGTGCCACTCATCTGAATAATGAACATAAAGCTAAGATACGGCAGCTAGAGGAGAATGTTCATCAGCAGTTGCGTCGATTCTTTAACGATTCTCTGCAACAGACACGCAACACATCCTCAGAGCACTTGGAGCGCTGCTTGCGCATCTACATAACATTGGATGCCTGTGGACAAGCAGAGCGAGTCTTTCGAGAGGATGTTGTGGCGCCCTACATGAGCGGTATCATTGGCGAGCAGCAACTGCAGAATTCACCACAGGGATTGGCCGGCATTTACAGCAAGATACTGAACTTTATATCACTGCACATGACGGATCTGCTGCGTCTAACGCTGTACTCCGACAAGCTGAGTGGCTTCAACTTTGTCGTGAATAGCTACTGGGCAGATGTTGAAATGCGGCTGGAGTTGCACATGAACTCCATCTTTGCACCCGGTAATTCGGAAGTCTtctatgtaaaatataaatgcacaCGCGATTTCCTGAGCCGGATTGAGGAGCTGCTTACCAACAGTGATGAGCAGGCGGTGGCTTTTTATCGCCAACATAAGCAGACCAAGAGTTTTGAGGCCCGCTGGAATCTGCCCGTCTACTTTCAAATATGCTTTCAAGTAAGATTCTCAAATTCACTCATATGACTGTTATTCAAAATTGTTTCTGCAGGAAATAGCTGGGGGATTTGAAGCTCAGTTGGAGCCGTTGCTTAAAGACGATACTCTGAATGCTGGTCCGGAATTGAATGAATACCAATTGAAGCCATTCAATGCTGCCAAGCAGGCATTAATACGTTGTTGGGCTGATGGCATCTATTTGCCCGAAGTCTTCCCCAAGTTCTACAAACTAAACGTGCAAATTGTGTTGCGTTTATCTCGATGGATCGCAGATGTCATTACCGCATCGAAGTCCAGCAATAGCTTTACAAAAGTGTTTACGAGAAATCAATTGCTGATTTCCCTGCATGCCGATACACGCAAGCTGGAAGCCTTCCTGCCAGAGTTGCAGAAGATTATAGTGCAAGCGGCTCCCAAGACACAGAACAATTTGTTATTCAACGACGTGCTGGGCAAGTCCATAGCTGACTTGGGCGATACACTGTCTGCGCATTTGATCACCATACAGGCAACCTTAAAAGAACTATTGATCACCGAATGTGGCACCGAAAATGTTCGCCAGGTCAATGACTTGCCACGGTTGTATCGCAAAACAAATCGCGAGGTGCCCACACGTTGTTCGGGATACGTTGAGCAAATGCTCCGGCCACTTAAATCCTTTGTCGCTCAGCACGAATCGCAGCTGGGAGCGCTGGTGGTGGAACAGATTCTTACCGAGGTGTGCAGCAACATTACCAAGGCGtaagttatttaaaactataatCCAGTAGACAATGACTCATAAATATTGCCCTTGCTTACAGCTACTTTAACGTGGTTAATGATGTTCTAACATCGGTGCAAAAAACTGAAGAATCTTTGCGGCGACTGCGCAACCTTAAGAGTGGCTCTGCTTCCAATACTGCGACAAGCAGCAGCACAAATGCCGTAGTATCGGATGATGATAAGATACGGCTGCAGTTGCGTGTCGATGTGGCCGCCTGGACACTGGAACTGTCCAAGTTAAATTTTCAGCCTACGCAAATCGAAAAACTGTTGGAGCTGTCGAAGATCGTAGAGGAGAGTATTAAAACAAAGGATGGAGCTGCTTAGTTGCTTactattgctattgctataaTTTCCAATTTACTATTGTTAACCGATTTCTACTATATATTTCTTTAGGCACAATTAGTATCgtaatgtataatatttaaattgtatataatatatatgtatatcatatATAAATGCATCAAATTTCACGTACGGTATTTGTGTAAACACATCTTAAGAAATTTCCCACGAGCTAGTCGCTGTTCAAAAAGAGATAAAAGAGATTACAAACGTTAAGCAACCGTTCTTATAAAGCAACTCTTAACAGATAATTTTGGTAGAAAACTCAAGCGAAATGCATGCtcaacaaatcaaatcagttgCAATGTTCAGGTGTTCAGAGTGTACAGTGTATATCGTGGTTAGCAGGATAACAGAACTGGAGCAGGAAAGTCGTGCGGCTATAAACTATGCAAGCTTGCTTTAGCTTCAGCTACATTACAATTTCAGTTCCTCGGTGTCGGGCAATTTGCTGAAGAACCATTGCAGATGCTCCTCGGTAACTTCAGCCAACGTTGCCGGATTCCATTTGGGGCTCTGATCCTTGTCGATGAGCAAGGCACGCACTCCCTCCTTGAAGTCGGCTTTCGGCTCCAAATGACGCACAGCCAGACGATACTCCATGATCAGGCATTGCGCCAAGGACAACTGCGAGCCCAGCTCCAGTTGGCGATGGGTAATCTTCAGTGACGTGGGCGATACCTTACAAAGGACCTgcaaaaaatagttaaaaagaTTAGATAAACTCATGAGAAGACGCTAATTTATGATCGTGTTTTGTACGAAATTGTACCGTCAACAACGaggtgttaattaaaaatagtctCATTATATTGCggttcaaatatttatacggTTTTAGCGCGTGGCATATGATTGACCCAGCCAATTAGCAGTTAATACCGACCTCCAACGTTTTCTTTGCCCAATCGCTGCCATCGTTTTGCAAATTCTCGAGTATGCCCTCCACGGAACTGgcagaaaagtttttattgaTCTGCTCCAGAACGGGCTGCAGTGCAAATGGTTTCTCTGGCTTACTATGGAACTTTTGCAGTAAATCAGGAATATCATCAGCATCTGGGCAGTTCAGGAGAGCTGTCTCCAGTTCGGGAATCTTACTGCTCTCGCAGTAGTGCGTGGCAATGCCAGCATGGAAGACATCAGCGCCGCGTAGACGATAACCCGTCAATCCCAAATAAAGACCCAACTTGCCCTGCAGCCGTGGCAAGAAGTATGAGCCACCCACATCGGGAAACAGTCCAATGGCCGTCTCTGGCATGGCGAACAGGGTGCGATCGGTGGCCACACGATATTTGCCATGGACACTGAGCCCAACTCCGCCTCCCATGGTAATACCATCGATAATGGCGATGTAGGGTATCTTATAGTTTCCAATTAAGGCGTTCGTTGTGTACTCCTCGCGAAAGAAGCTCTTCGACTCGTCCGTGGGACCAGCATCGACCAATGCTCGTACATCTCCGCCGGCACAGAACGCCTTATCACCCGTGCCCTTGATTATCATAAGCGATTTGGACTTTTCACACTTCTTCAAATGCTTGTAAATCTTTCGCACCATCTCCAGATTAATGGCATTCAACGCCTTTGGCCTATTAATGATGATCATTCCCTTGTTTGAAGACTCCGTGGCGAGCACGGAGGAGGAAGACAGGCGTGTGGAATTTGCCATGAggaattttgttgttatatcTGTTGCTTTGACACCGGCTCCACAGAATAGTGGCAAGTGGCTGTAGGTATGATGGCCAAACGTGTAAACGAACCTTTGAATTGGGTTTTGCTGTCAAGGGTTTAGTTTGCGTTTAATTGAAGTTTTAATTATGTGcctatttgaattatttaccATTTTGCTATTCTTTTTTGGACTTCACAGGGAGGTTGCGCAATAACAAACAGCCAGAGTGTTGCCACACGTCACGATAACCGCAAGAGAACAATTAACTTTACTTTGTCTAACCAGATTATGACTGTGTCTCCCACGACAAACTTATTgttattaagtattatttttagaagTAGCTGGGTTAAATAGGATGCATCAGATGGATAAATTAACCTTAGAGTTGCATTCAGAACGAACGATGTGGCAACTTTGCCTGGCAACCGAACAATGCAACCACACATAATACGTTTATACAATGAATAAAATTgcgaacaatttaaaaacaatattgttttttgtttaattcaaaatttgtagGTATTctatttaatcattattattgtgtGGGGGATGTTAAACGTgcaatagtattatttttttatagttgaaATGCTTCAATCAGTTGAATTGCTAAATATCGTGATTTCCGTAATTTTTCGTTCAGTTGGGTATCTGGAAAAATCGCGAAATAGCTGCGCATAAACATATGAATGCGAATACAAACACGCAGAAAACTAAAGCTTAACTTTATCATTctcatatttaaacaaataaacggTGAGTAAATATCGGTAATCAGCACCACACGGCAGCACAATGCTATGATTCAGTGGTGTCAAAGCCAGCAAGTGGCCCACATTGAATTGTCTGTGCCATGCCctcgttttttaaattatcgaAATTACGAACAAAGCGCCGTCgctcttctgcttcttccaTATCTGCTGCGCGGCCCAAATCCAAACAGATGAACTATGATGGACTGCTCTCACAGTTGACCGACGACAAGCTGGTGCTATTCGAGGCCAGTGGTCAGGCGGTGGTCACTTTGGTCGATGATGACGTACAGGATGGCGCCATTGAGGAGGAACAGGCAGCACCAATACAAACGATATCACATACTGCGAtagctgctgcctctgcttcCGCCTCTGCCCCGGCCTCTGCTGCGTCAGCAACAGTGACAAGTGCAAACCTAAACCCCAAATTCGAGAATGCTTCGACAGCGACACCACAGCGCAAAATATCGACGTCATCACGTTTTATGAATGCCTTTAGTCAGCTCTATGGTGGTAACAGTAATTGCGGTCACGTGGATCAGCATAACGATGATCCAGAGCTGGCAGCGAATCGCACTCCCTCCAAGGGAGTGGAATCCAAGCTGGTGGCCATGTGGCACAATGTCAAATATGGCTGGAGCGGTAAAATGCGTCAGACAAGCTTCTCGAAGGAGCAACCCGTTTGGCTGCTAGGCCGATGCTATCATCGACGCTTTACACCACCCGTCAGCATGGAAAACTCGACCACGGAGCTGACCAGTGGTGCGGATACTACGCCGGACAATGCCACATCAGCGTATGATAGCATACCAGCGACGGCAACATCCTCATCTATATATCCCACATTGAATCCACAGCAGATCGATGAAATTGTAGTACCTCAAGAGCTGGGCATGGATGCGGCCGAGAATCAACTGACTGAGAGTCCCTGGGAAGAGGGAATTGAGGGTTTCCGACGTGACTTCTACAGCCGCATTTGGATGACCTACCGTCGCGAGTTCCCGATTATGAATGGATCCAACTATACTTCGGATTGTGGCTGGGGCTGCATGTTGCGCAGTGGCCAAATGTTACTGGCGCAGGGTCTAATCTGCCATTTCCTGGGACGCAGTAAGTAGCAACTTCTACTTTTCGAATGTTCCTATTTATGTTGACTGAATTCTCTTAAGGCTGGCGCTATGATTCGGACTCGCAGTTGCACTCGACCTATGAGGACAATATgcataagaaaattattaagtgGTTTGGTGACAGCTCCTCGAAAAGCAGTCCCTTTTCCATACACGCACTGGTGCGTCTGGGTGAGCAGCTGGGCAAGAAACCAGGTGACTGGTATGGCCCTGCTTCGGTATCTTATCTCTTAAAGTGAGTTCCTATCAAGTGTTAGCAATCCATCATATTTTACAAAGCATTATTTCCTTAGACACGCATTGGAGCATGCAGCTCATGAAAATGCCGACTTTGACAATATTAGCGTATACGTGGCTAAGGATTGCACCAGTGAGTCATCATCTAACTTGTACCGTTTGCaacacatcatcatcatctctGTCTCTTGCAGTTTACATGCAAGACGTTGAGGAGCAGTGCAGCATCCCAGAACCGGCGCCCAAACCGAACGTGCCTTGGCAGCAATCAAAGAGGTGCAACAGCGGTGGTGGGACCAAACCGGAGCAGTCAAatcaacagcatcagcagcactGGAAATCCTTGATTGTACTGATACCATTACGTCTGGGCACTGATAAATTGAATCCTGTCTATGCGCACTGTTTAAAGCTGCTGCTCAGCACGGAACACTGTCTGGGCATTATTGGAGGCAAGCCAAAGCATTCGCTGTACTTTGTTGGATTCCAGGAAGACAAACTGATACATCTGGATCCGCATTACTGCCAGGAGATGGTGGATGTCAATCAAGAGACCTTCTCGATGCACTCCTTCCACTGCAAGTCGCCGCGTAAGATGAAGTCGAGTAAAATGGATCCAAGTTGCTGCATTGGTTTCTATTGTGCGACCAAAACAGATTTTGACAGTTTTGTTGAAAGCGTACAATTGGTGAGAGAAGCtggaaatgtttttgaattgATAGAGAtctattgaaaatgtttatccTCCTCTTAGTACTTGCATCCGATGCGCTGTGCCTCTGGAGCTGCCATGGACAAATCTTCTGTGCCacaaacgcaacaacaacaacagcaaccacaagcTGATTGTATGGAAATGAATTATCCGCTATTTACATTTTCTCGAGGTCGTTGCCTGGATCATGCCCGCGATGAGATGAGCGACTCGCTCTATAAGCCACTAATTAGGCAAGTGGCGGCATTAACTCAGGAGCTGGATGGATCATCTATGCCGCAGCCTAACAGCTATGACCATGAGCAGGATGACAGCGAAAGCGAGGAGTTTGTCCTGCTCTAAGACAGCAGTTAACCACATAGAAATAAGCCATGATTGCCGCCCCCCTCTTCCTTCCCCTCGTTACTGTGCAAACtgtgttatattatttttgttcattaatGTTAGATAAATTGAATCGCCGTTGGTTGCTCGCTAACTCGCCCAAAACTAAACAGACGTGCATCTCAACATCAAAGACTTGGttattatacatttacatacatacatacatatattttgcatatttaatatttgcttataattaacattgtgattaatttacaaaaaactcAACCTTTTGTTCAAATTGTATTCATCTTATTTTGCCTTTTGCCAACAAAATATGTTCTCCATGTGGATCGTctgaatatatctgtatattcctatatttatatataagtagTTTATGTAATTGTcggtattattattttgtaatgcGAATACTGTAATGGAATTGATTCGATTTGTCATTAATAATAGTTGCAAGAACTGTTTCGCTGCTCTCGAAAGTATTTTTTGTAGGTCTTATgtcttagatttaaattaatttatgtttgtcATGTAGTTGTTCGATCATTATTTAGTTCTAATCTTAATTGTACATACCcttgagtaaataaataaatataaaatatatagcttTCTTAATTTCTAAATTGTGATGCATAAATTGATGAAATTTAATCTAAGTTTACACTAGatatttaagatatataaaagtactaaTTAGTACAAAGTCGAAAGAGAGATCGGTGTTATTTAGGATTTGTTTTACAGTTCCTATTGGACGAAATAGGTGGGAAagtacacaacaaaaaaaatttgtattaaatcgTATGTTTCGGAGATTTCATTCAATGGTATGGTAAGAAATTAAACTAACAACAATATAGAGAATGATGCCTAAACTAATGACCAGAATCCCTAAACTCTACTATACTATAGTTACAATAAGTTGAAGATATACCCCTTATTTTTTACTTGTGTTCTTTGGCTGCCTCACGTTCCATGCGCTTTAAAAGCTTTCCCAGATTATCCCGCGCTGTTGTCGCTCGCGAGGCATTCAGACTGATGGCAGTCCTATAGGAATCAATGGCTTCTTGAACTTTATCCCAGCGATGGTAGAGCACACCGAGGTTTGTGTGATAGAGCATATTATAAGGATCCATCACAATGACCTGCTTATAAAGTGCCTCCGCTTCGACGTAGTGCTTCAGTTTGCCCAAGACATTGGCGCGTATAAACAATATGCTCGGCTCATGAGGCAATTGAATCAAGCCCTGCTCCGAGAGACGCAATGCATCCTCGTACATGGCCCGGTTATCCAGCATGGTCAGAATATTGGCCCAAGCTTTCGGTTGTCGTGGATTCACGGCAACCGCATGCTGCCAATGATGCAGTGCTTCAGCATAGCGCTGCTGCTCTAGATACAGATTGCCCATGTTATAGTAACAGACGGCATAGTTGGCCCGATACTTGAGTGCCTCCTTATAACTGTGCAGTGCCTCGTCGTACTTCTTTTGGGCCGACTGCACAATGCCCAGATTCATCCAGGCCACGGGGAAAGCAGAATAAGCACTCAATGCCGCACGAATATACTTCTCAGCCGTCAGCAGCTGGCCGTGCTCACGATACAGATTACCCAGGTTCATTAGGGCCGACTCGTACTCCGGATACAACTCGATGGCCTTGTGGTAGTGCTGAAAAGCCCTTGTGCTGTTACCCGTGTCCGTTGCGAGCCGAGCAATGTTGTAGTGCACCTTGGCGTTGTTGGGACACACCTGAAGCGCCGAGCTGAACAGTGTCTCCTCGTTGAGCCACTCTGCAGCGCGTTGACGGGTCCGTATCATCATCACGGCGAAGAGGAGCATGAGAAGCGACTGAAGCATGTTACGCCAGTAGGCTTTGTCCGCATTGTAATTGTAACAATAAAGAAATCCATAGACGGACAGCAGACAGAAGCCAATCGAGGGCACATACAATGTACGCTCAGCAATAACAAATCCGACGCGGATGATGCCCGAGGCGGGCAGGAACGGTATGACCATCAGTGCCAGGCCGAGCATTAGGCCGGCCAGACGTCGAAAATTCATCAGTGCGACCAGAATAAATGAATAGAATGCAATGACCGCCTGCAGTCGCATATCCCAAATGCTCGTCACAAGATTAACGCATCCCAAGGCCCAGTCGAAGCACAACCACTGCGGACACAGCATCAGCCAGAAGTTCATCACCAGCAGATATTGCTGCGACAGACCGCGTGTTAATAGATGCTCGTTATGTGCTATTGGATTGTCCACGGCCTTGAACTCGGGCGACTCGAAATTCTGCCACCAGAGACGTGCCACCACGAGGAATACAGTGCCGAGAAGGTAACATAGATAGCGTAGTCGAGTGGTGATTACTTTATGCTGTAGTTTACGCGGTAGCATGTAGGTGCCATTCTGAAAGTAGTCCAGCGTGGCACATGACAGTGGTATGGTCACTGCCGACTCCTTGAACAGCATGCCAATGGCCGTAAGCACCAAGATTAGGACAACACTGCTGGCGCCTCGCTTGTCCACGCTGGCAACCGTTAACAGCAGACAGAGCAAGTGTATCAAACCAAACATTAGCTCGGCGCGACCAACAACACCAGAGACCGCTTCAGTATGTACTGGATGAGCGGCGAACAGTGCTGCCGAAATGGTTGCCCAGCGCTCAATGTCGATTGCTTCGACGTACAGCGATCTTACCAGACGCCACATGAGCAGCGTGTTGACGCAGTGCAGCAACAGATTGAGGAACTTCATATGGGCGGCATTTAAGCCAAGGAGCGCGTACTCATAGTGAAACATGAGCGTAGTCAGTGGTCGAAATGATTTGTGCGAATCCGCGCTTAGGAGCGGAGCTCCCCAGAAGTCGTGGCTGAAGATGGCCGTCCAGTTGGTGGGCAAAGCGTTAACATTCCTGTTTTTAACAATAGCTACGGTGTCGTCAAACACAAACTTGGCTCCACTCAAGCCTCCATATCCGTAGCAGATTAAGCACATCAACACCAATATCGACTGGCACACCAGACTGTGTAGAGTCGAACTGTGGCGCAGATCTATGCTCATGTTGTCAAATATTGCACTATTTgccaatttaattcaattcctTAGTTTGTATACAATATTTTCAGTGACAGCACCGGCAGCTAGTgatcagtgttgccattttagcaattttattgcTACGCTtagcacatttttaattgcaaaagctAC
The genomic region above belongs to Drosophila innubila isolate TH190305 chromosome 3R unlocalized genomic scaffold, UK_Dinn_1.0 2_E_3R, whole genome shotgun sequence and contains:
- the LOC117791310 gene encoding cysteine protease ATG4D, translated to MPSFFKLSKLRTKRRRSSASSISAARPKSKQMNYDGLLSQLTDDKLVLFEASGQAVVTLVDDDVQDGAIEEEQAAPIQTISHTAIAAASASASAPASAASATVTSANLNPKFENASTATPQRKISTSSRFMNAFSQLYGGNSNCGHVDQHNDDPELAANRTPSKGVESKLVAMWHNVKYGWSGKMRQTSFSKEQPVWLLGRCYHRRFTPPVSMENSTTELTSGADTTPDNATSAYDSIPATATSSSIYPTLNPQQIDEIVVPQELGMDAAENQLTESPWEEGIEGFRRDFYSRIWMTYRREFPIMNGSNYTSDCGWGCMLRSGQMLLAQGLICHFLGRSWRYDSDSQLHSTYEDNMHKKIIKWFGDSSSKSSPFSIHALVRLGEQLGKKPGDWYGPASVSYLLKHALEHAAHENADFDNISVYVAKDCTIYMQDVEEQCSIPEPAPKPNVPWQQSKRCNSGGGTKPEQSNQQHQQHWKSLIVLIPLRLGTDKLNPVYAHCLKLLLSTEHCLGIIGGKPKHSLYFVGFQEDKLIHLDPHYCQEMVDVNQETFSMHSFHCKSPRKMKSSKMDPSCCIGFYCATKTDFDSFVESVQLYLHPMRCASGAAMDKSSVPQTQQQQQQPQADCMEMNYPLFTFSRGRCLDHARDEMSDSLYKPLIRQVAALTQELDGSSMPQPNSYDHEQDDSESEEFVLL
- the LOC117790315 gene encoding conserved oligomeric Golgi complex subunit 2, whose protein sequence is MHEPVRKPSVSIGTTSTAEKLCFDKNEFMKENFSVDEFLHKNRNAPSLELLRDNLGLYLKGLRAAMIDLINEDYADFVNLSANLVGLDQTIETIQRPLEQFRSEIEGIHSLIEDNVVELRDQLEEKRQLRECHRSLESLKKVYEISDKLEVLISQKLSGEQSPQAVDLERAALDLIQLKFHEKHCATHLNNEHKAKIRQLEENVHQQLRRFFNDSLQQTRNTSSEHLERCLRIYITLDACGQAERVFREDVVAPYMSGIIGEQQLQNSPQGLAGIYSKILNFISLHMTDLLRLTLYSDKLSGFNFVVNSYWADVEMRLELHMNSIFAPGNSEVFYVKYKCTRDFLSRIEELLTNSDEQAVAFYRQHKQTKSFEARWNLPVYFQICFQEIAGGFEAQLEPLLKDDTLNAGPELNEYQLKPFNAAKQALIRCWADGIYLPEVFPKFYKLNVQIVLRLSRWIADVITASKSSNSFTKVFTRNQLLISLHADTRKLEAFLPELQKIIVQAAPKTQNNLLFNDVLGKSIADLGDTLSAHLITIQATLKELLITECGTENVRQVNDLPRLYRKTNREVPTRCSGYVEQMLRPLKSFVAQHESQLGALVVEQILTEVCSNITKAYFNVVNDVLTSVQKTEESLRRLRNLKSGSASNTATSSSTNAVVSDDDKIRLQLRVDVAAWTLELSKLNFQPTQIEKLLELSKIVEESIKTKDGAA
- the LOC117791309 gene encoding protein O-mannosyl-transferase TMTC4, which translates into the protein MSIDLRHSSTLHSLVCQSILVLMCLICYGYGGLSGAKFVFDDTVAIVKNRNVNALPTNWTAIFSHDFWGAPLLSADSHKSFRPLTTLMFHYEYALLGLNAAHMKFLNLLLHCVNTLLMWRLVRSLYVEAIDIERWATISAALFAAHPVHTEAVSGVVGRAELMFGLIHLLCLLLTVASVDKRGASSVVLILVLTAIGMLFKESAVTIPLSCATLDYFQNGTYMLPRKLQHKVITTRLRYLCYLLGTVFLVVARLWWQNFESPEFKAVDNPIAHNEHLLTRGLSQQYLLVMNFWLMLCPQWLCFDWALGCVNLVTSIWDMRLQAVIAFYSFILVALMNFRRLAGLMLGLALMVIPFLPASGIIRVGFVIAERTLYVPSIGFCLLSVYGFLYCYNYNADKAYWRNMLQSLLMLLFAVMMIRTRQRAAEWLNEETLFSSALQVCPNNAKVHYNIARLATDTGNSTRAFQHYHKAIELYPEYESALMNLGNLYREHGQLLTAEKYIRAALSAYSAFPVAWMNLGIVQSAQKKYDEALHSYKEALKYRANYAVCYYNMGNLYLEQQRYAEALHHWQHAVAVNPRQPKAWANILTMLDNRAMYEDALRLSEQGLIQLPHEPSILFIRANVLGKLKHYVEAEALYKQVIVMDPYNMLYHTNLGVLYHRWDKVQEAIDSYRTAISLNASRATTARDNLGKLLKRMEREAAKEHK
- the LOC117790316 gene encoding 3-hydroxyisobutyryl-CoA hydrolase, mitochondrial isoform X2 translates to MQNPIQRFVYTFGHHTYSHLPLFCGAGVKATDITTKFLMANSTRLSSSSVLATESSNKGMIIINRPKALNAINLEMVRKIYKHLKKCEKSKSLMIIKGTGDKAFCAGGDVRALVDAGPTDESKSFFREEYTTNALIGNYKIPYIAIIDGITMGGGVGLSVHGKYRVATDRTLFAMPETAIGLFPDVGGSYFLPRLQGKLGLYLGLTGYRLRGADVFHAGIATHYCESSKIPELETALLNCPDADDIPDLLQKFHSKPEKPFALQPVLEQINKNFSASSVEGILENLQNDGSDWAKKTLEVLCKVSPTSLKITHRQLELGSQLSLAQCLIMEYRLAVRHLEPKADFKEGVRALLIDKDQSPKWNPATLAEVTEEHLQWFFSKLPDTEELKL
- the LOC117790316 gene encoding 3-hydroxyisobutyryl-CoA hydrolase, mitochondrial isoform X1, whose translation is MQNPIQRFVYTFGHHTYSHLPLFCGAGVKATDITTKFLMANSTRLSSSSVLATESSNKGMIIINRPKALNAINLEMVRKIYKHLKKCEKSKSLMIIKGTGDKAFCAGGDVRALVDAGPTDESKSFFREEYTTNALIGNYKIPYIAIIDGITMGGGVGLSVHGKYRVATDRTLFAMPETAIGLFPDVGGSYFLPRLQGKLGLYLGLTGYRLRGADVFHAGIATHYCESSKIPELETALLNCPDADDIPDLLQKFHSKPEKPFALQPVLEQINKNFSASSVEGILENLQNDGSDWAKKTLEVLCKVSPTSLKITHRQLELGSQLSLAQCLIMEYRLAVRHLEPKADFKEGVRALLIDKDQSPKWNPATLAEVTEEHLQWFFSKLPDTEELKFD
- the LOC117790183 gene encoding translin-associated protein X, with the protein product MPKNQGYRSNNNAPRKRQVQLDEQNPVVQAFRSYASELDSKHDRHERILKLSRDITIESKRIIFFLHSIDSRKQNKSKVLEEAQQRLTKLIDVNFRAIAQELRDQDVYQFRAAYSPGLQEFIEAYTYMEYLNNEDKDSEHSKSVSNWSDLQSVMQYEDDANKVEPGQEEESEIPGDQVPAIAKQKFHFFVDPTEYILGVSDLTGELMRRCINSLGSGDTDTCMETCKALQQFYTGYISLNCQRARELWRKITTMRQSMLKAENVCYNVKVRGGEAAKCANFDQKPGDDTDEGFY